One Cohnella candidum genomic region harbors:
- a CDS encoding flavin-containing monooxygenase, with protein sequence MLHEQETLDVLVIGAGQAGLAMGGQLQKLGKSFVILGKEEQVGDVWRKRYDSLVLFTPRWYSSLPGLPLMGDPNGYASKDEIAAYLESYALHFGLPVLLGTEVLALDKIDGLFRAFTNRGMFYAKQVVVCTGPFHRPYVPPAAHGLSDGVTQLHSSEYRNASQLRPGSVLVAGAGNSGAQIAVELSSERDVYLSSGHSLKFMPLQLFGKSIFWWFGKTGLLRAGADSPVGRVVRKRNDPIFGLELRDKIRQGQVRLRPRVVDIREDRILFENDADPLTVSNVIWATGFRSDYGWIQIPGASSGAGPEGLFFLGMPWQRNRGSALIGGVGEDSAVLAKRMFG encoded by the coding sequence ATGCTTCATGAACAAGAAACGCTCGACGTACTCGTGATCGGGGCCGGGCAAGCGGGGCTGGCGATGGGCGGCCAGTTGCAGAAGCTCGGCAAATCATTCGTCATTTTAGGGAAAGAAGAGCAGGTAGGGGATGTATGGAGAAAACGGTACGATTCTTTGGTGCTGTTCACGCCCCGCTGGTACAGCTCGCTGCCGGGTTTGCCGCTGATGGGCGACCCGAACGGGTACGCCTCCAAGGACGAAATCGCGGCTTATCTCGAAAGCTACGCCCTTCATTTCGGCCTGCCGGTCCTACTCGGTACGGAAGTGCTGGCGCTCGATAAAATCGACGGTCTATTCCGGGCTTTCACCAATCGGGGCATGTTCTACGCGAAACAAGTCGTCGTGTGCACGGGGCCGTTTCATCGGCCATATGTGCCGCCTGCGGCGCACGGGCTGTCGGATGGCGTGACCCAGCTTCATTCGTCAGAATACCGGAACGCTTCCCAGCTTCGTCCGGGTTCCGTGCTCGTGGCGGGAGCGGGGAATTCCGGCGCGCAAATTGCGGTTGAATTGAGCAGCGAACGAGACGTATATTTGTCCAGTGGGCATTCTTTGAAATTCATGCCGCTGCAGCTGTTCGGCAAGAGCATTTTCTGGTGGTTCGGCAAAACCGGCCTGCTGCGCGCGGGCGCCGATTCCCCGGTCGGCAGAGTCGTTCGGAAGCGGAACGATCCGATTTTCGGCCTGGAACTGCGGGACAAGATACGCCAAGGGCAAGTGCGTCTCCGACCTCGCGTCGTGGACATCCGGGAAGACCGGATCCTGTTCGAGAACGACGCGGACCCCCTTACCGTGAGCAACGTTATTTGGGCGACCGGCTTCCGTTCGGACTACGGCTGGATCCAGATTCCCGGGGCGTCAAGCGGTGCAGGACCGGAAGGCTTGTTCTTCCTGGGAATGCCGTGGCAGCGGAACCGCGGGTCCGCGCTGATCGGCGGTGTCGGCGAAGACTCGGCGGTATTGGCGAAGCGGATGTTCGGCTAA
- a CDS encoding ABC transporter ATP-binding protein, translating to MRLLWPYVRKEMKLYSWGFVGSLFRFLIPLTVPLMMKYLFDHLLHEGSFTHAEQVRQILLIAAAMCGVFLVVRMPMEYVRQYSLHTANNNVIKALRRGAFRKVHALDAKYFADHKSGEIGTRFFDDIEKARGMMTAVLGNIWIEMVVLAFVVTVMLTLNLQLTLLAIGLVALQFGLAHYLSKKFKVSTRDMMNYRSVLSGFIFEKIQGAFISKLFASEKRDLAELDRHLDHYEKLTDKHAKLNAITLSCVNVLSDITPFAVVLTGSLFVIKGGLTLGGLIAFFAYVDKMRSPVAALVQAFPAITEGNVALQRIFEFLRIPSTIKEKENPVILKGLSDSIAFRDVSFSYPGGDPVLKRVTLTLHKGKTYAFVGESGGGKSTLLQLLIRMYDTSGGEIRIDGADIRDYSLMSLREQMGVVTQDNFLFSSSIRDNLKLAKPDATDEEMVAAAEKAFAHHFISALPNGYDTEIGERGIKLSGGQKQRIALARVFLKDPSLIILDEATSALDNESERLVQESLRRLHRDKTVVMIAHRLSTVQDADRIFVMKRGEIIESGSHQELLQRDGYYKELFSKQSEEDRQSAGRNERNVRKDAS from the coding sequence ATGAGATTGTTATGGCCTTACGTTCGCAAAGAGATGAAGCTTTATTCGTGGGGGTTCGTCGGCAGCCTGTTCCGGTTCCTCATCCCCCTGACCGTTCCGTTGATGATGAAATACCTGTTTGACCACTTGCTGCATGAAGGTTCGTTCACGCACGCGGAGCAAGTCCGCCAAATCCTGCTCATCGCTGCGGCAATGTGCGGCGTGTTCCTGGTCGTCCGCATGCCGATGGAATACGTTAGGCAGTACAGCCTGCATACCGCCAACAACAATGTCATCAAGGCGCTGCGCCGGGGCGCTTTCCGCAAAGTCCACGCGCTCGACGCCAAATATTTCGCGGACCACAAAAGCGGCGAAATCGGCACGCGTTTCTTCGACGACATCGAGAAAGCGAGAGGCATGATGACCGCCGTGCTCGGCAACATCTGGATCGAAATGGTCGTGCTCGCGTTCGTCGTCACCGTCATGCTGACGCTGAACCTGCAGCTGACGCTGCTGGCGATCGGGCTCGTCGCGCTGCAATTCGGACTGGCCCATTACCTCTCCAAGAAATTCAAAGTATCCACCCGGGACATGATGAATTACCGGTCCGTGCTGAGCGGGTTCATTTTCGAAAAAATCCAGGGCGCGTTCATTTCCAAGCTGTTCGCCTCCGAAAAACGCGACCTCGCCGAGCTGGACCGCCATCTGGATCACTACGAAAAGCTGACGGACAAGCACGCGAAATTGAACGCGATCACGTTGTCCTGCGTCAACGTGCTGAGCGACATCACCCCGTTCGCCGTTGTGCTGACGGGCAGCCTGTTCGTGATCAAAGGCGGTTTGACCTTGGGCGGGCTGATCGCGTTTTTCGCTTACGTCGACAAAATGAGGAGCCCCGTCGCCGCGCTGGTGCAGGCTTTCCCCGCGATTACCGAAGGCAACGTGGCGCTCCAGCGGATTTTCGAGTTTTTGCGCATCCCCTCAACGATCAAGGAGAAAGAAAATCCCGTCATCCTTAAAGGGCTGTCCGATTCGATCGCGTTCCGCGACGTTTCCTTCTCGTATCCCGGCGGCGATCCGGTGCTGAAGCGGGTGACGCTGACGCTGCACAAAGGCAAGACGTACGCTTTCGTCGGAGAAAGCGGCGGGGGCAAGAGCACGTTGCTGCAGCTGCTCATCCGCATGTACGACACTTCGGGCGGCGAAATCCGCATAGACGGCGCGGACATCCGGGACTATTCTTTGATGAGTCTGCGGGAGCAAATGGGAGTCGTGACCCAGGACAATTTCCTGTTCAGCTCCTCCATCCGCGACAACCTCAAGTTGGCCAAACCGGACGCCACGGACGAAGAAATGGTCGCCGCGGCCGAAAAGGCATTCGCCCACCATTTTATTAGCGCTCTTCCTAACGGCTACGACACGGAGATTGGAGAACGGGGAATCAAGCTTTCGGGCGGGCAGAAGCAGAGGATCGCGCTCGCGCGGGTGTTTTTGAAGGATCCATCCCTGATCATTCTGGATGAAGCGACCAGCGCGCTCGACAACGAAAGCGAACGGCTCGTCCAGGAATCGCTCCGGCGGCTGCATCGAGATAAAACCGTCGTCATGATCGCCCACCGGCTGTCCACCGTTCAGGACGCGGACCGGATTTTCGTCATGAAGCGCGGAGAGATCATCGAAAGCGGAAGTCATCAAGAGCTTCTCCAGAGGGATGGCTACTATAAGGAACTTTTCTCCAAACAGAGCGAGGAAGACCGGCAATCGGCCGGGCGAAACGAAAGGAACGTGCGCAAAGATGCTTCATGA
- a CDS encoding phosphodiester glycosidase family protein has translation MERRPIIRIPGKASILVLLAAIFGLSVLWMAGSGESPKRQPDPNAPRAYLYGAVKAANGMELHYLRTRPSNIEPAVVNENVTLSAFYGINGGFFYQKDLLSLAVVNDIPVHQANGSYGSGGSNVKYARGTLVWDGAADALSVQIVSKASDLTVTDRSRYWAQGGISMSLGDNFGWMQQAAAENAPFADEDRLRSAAAFDAQGNLYLIVSETKGTLAAFRDAILEKIGALGLVDGIFLDGDGSSQLRSREKELKGDGRPVVEMLRLLK, from the coding sequence ATGGAACGACGTCCGATCATCAGAATCCCCGGTAAAGCGTCCATTTTGGTCCTCTTGGCCGCCATTTTCGGTTTGTCCGTTCTTTGGATGGCCGGAAGCGGCGAAAGTCCGAAACGCCAGCCGGACCCCAACGCTCCCCGTGCTTACCTATATGGAGCGGTGAAGGCGGCCAACGGCATGGAGCTGCACTATCTGCGAACGCGTCCGTCCAACATAGAGCCGGCGGTCGTGAACGAGAATGTGACGCTGTCGGCGTTTTACGGAATCAACGGAGGATTTTTCTATCAGAAGGATTTGCTCAGCCTCGCCGTGGTGAACGATATTCCCGTACATCAAGCGAACGGCTCTTATGGAAGCGGCGGCTCGAACGTCAAATACGCGCGCGGAACGCTCGTCTGGGACGGCGCCGCCGACGCGCTCAGCGTACAAATTGTTAGCAAGGCGTCCGATTTGACTGTTACGGACCGTTCCCGTTATTGGGCGCAGGGCGGCATCAGCATGTCTTTGGGCGACAATTTCGGATGGATGCAGCAGGCGGCCGCCGAAAACGCGCCGTTCGCGGACGAGGATCGTCTGAGATCCGCCGCGGCATTCGATGCCCAAGGGAATTTGTACTTGATCGTGAGCGAAACAAAGGGGACGCTCGCCGCCTTCCGTGACGCGATCCTGGAGAAGATCGGCGCGCTGGGGCTGGTGGACGGCATTTTCCTCGACGGCGACGGCTCCTCCCAGTTGCGCAGTCGCGAGAAGGAGCTGAAAGGCGACGGCCGTCCCGTCGTGGAGATGCTTAGGCTATTGAAATAG
- a CDS encoding efflux RND transporter permease subunit: MLSVIRFSMRNTVAVFMMIVLLIAGGLYSVQGMKMEKYPNVGIPYLHMNIVYPGASPDQVMNDIGLPLEQVLSNVEGKVNMYTGANPNVFWSTIEFGMSTDMDKAEQLMRDAVSKVKLPDTAGEPTFQKERLDAEVYEAAFYGGSREELQHYVEDTLTPAMRGIPGIEQVSIRGEAETKLYVRLRPDDLARNRLSYDQVKSWIGAFNLSIPIGDLHTQDRTLPIRAGSTFQSAEEVGSLPLPVPGLKLGDIADVAYEAPVTDYTRLNGEPAILLSIIPKGGEDAVAIAKQVKEEIAKSPLPAGAKTEVLLDQSVDIEHSVNGMLREVLLGALMAVVVTLLFLRNLRSTLIAILSIPLSMFASFMVLRQLGYTLNMMTLAGIAVAIGRVVDDSIVVIENIFRRVRMSRDRDAELVEQGTREVSSAITSSTLTTVAVFLPLAFVPGIVGKFFVPLAWTIVISLLFSLLVAVSVVPLLSRLSLLKLKHTEHRENRLQRSYRTALRWALGHRLMTLGLAVVLLIGSVALVPSLGFNFLPSEQVKTYNISVKMPIGTALSSTNEASRQIEEILRSRAEVDRVGAYVYGESASLSFTVKEGTQNTEGLAQDLREKFKQVKEPREVTLAGVGGINVGNRMQIIVNGPNIDKIKQAADQMTEALKSVPGLADVRNSAEGEKPEISVDFDRSKLAAYGLTPATVSMTLHNLVEGSEIGKAQIQGKTTDMVLSVQMSGTPTTATLQDQLIATPLGTAVPLKELGAVKEVVNPTTISHYNQAEYLQVSGTITDTNSGKVAGDAEKAIRALKLPDGVTWKSEGASKEMNDGFVNMGIALGISVFLVYMVMLLAFGEWKMPIVILAAIPFSVIGAMAGLFLVGEPVGMPAMIGLLMLNGIVVTNAIVLVERVRANARRGLAKHEALLEAGATRVRPILMTAIATIGALLPLALSSEAGLVSRALAVVVIGGLTTSTFLTLFIVPVLYSLAVSDKSEPLSDSAVHHA; the protein is encoded by the coding sequence ATGCTTTCCGTCATTCGTTTCAGCATGCGCAATACGGTGGCCGTTTTCATGATGATCGTCCTGCTTATAGCAGGCGGCCTTTATTCGGTCCAAGGGATGAAAATGGAGAAATACCCGAACGTCGGCATCCCTTACTTGCACATGAACATCGTTTATCCGGGCGCTTCGCCCGACCAGGTCATGAACGACATCGGTCTGCCGCTCGAGCAGGTGCTGTCCAACGTCGAAGGCAAAGTGAACATGTATACGGGCGCGAACCCGAACGTGTTCTGGTCCACGATCGAATTCGGCATGTCGACCGATATGGACAAAGCCGAACAGCTGATGAGGGACGCCGTGTCCAAAGTCAAACTTCCCGATACCGCGGGCGAACCGACGTTCCAAAAAGAGCGGCTGGACGCCGAGGTGTACGAAGCGGCTTTCTACGGCGGCAGCCGGGAAGAACTGCAGCATTACGTCGAGGATACGCTGACACCGGCCATGCGCGGCATCCCGGGCATCGAGCAGGTGAGCATCCGGGGCGAGGCGGAAACGAAGCTGTACGTCCGGCTTCGTCCGGACGACTTGGCCCGGAACCGATTGTCGTATGACCAAGTGAAATCTTGGATCGGGGCCTTCAATCTTTCCATCCCGATCGGCGATCTGCATACGCAGGACCGGACCCTGCCGATCCGCGCCGGGTCGACGTTCCAATCGGCGGAAGAAGTCGGCAGCCTGCCGCTTCCCGTACCGGGGCTGAAACTCGGCGATATCGCCGACGTCGCTTACGAAGCGCCGGTCACCGACTACACCCGGCTCAACGGGGAACCCGCGATTTTGCTCTCGATCATACCGAAGGGCGGCGAAGACGCGGTCGCGATCGCCAAACAGGTGAAAGAAGAGATCGCCAAGTCGCCGCTCCCTGCTGGAGCGAAAACCGAGGTGCTGCTGGACCAATCGGTCGATATCGAGCACTCGGTAAACGGAATGCTGCGCGAAGTGCTTCTTGGGGCGCTCATGGCGGTCGTCGTCACGCTGCTGTTCCTGCGTAACCTCCGCTCGACGCTGATCGCGATCCTGTCGATCCCTCTGTCGATGTTCGCCTCGTTCATGGTGCTGAGGCAGCTCGGCTACACGCTGAACATGATGACGCTGGCCGGCATTGCCGTCGCGATCGGACGCGTCGTGGACGACTCGATCGTCGTCATCGAGAACATTTTCCGGCGTGTCCGGATGTCTCGCGATCGCGACGCCGAACTGGTGGAGCAGGGTACTCGGGAAGTTTCCTCCGCGATCACGTCGTCGACGCTCACGACCGTCGCCGTTTTCCTGCCGCTCGCTTTCGTGCCGGGCATCGTCGGGAAGTTTTTCGTCCCGCTCGCTTGGACGATCGTCATTTCGCTGCTGTTCTCGCTGCTCGTCGCGGTATCCGTCGTTCCGCTGCTGTCGCGCTTGTCCCTGCTGAAGCTGAAGCATACCGAACACCGCGAGAACCGCCTTCAGCGGTCTTACCGCACGGCGCTGCGCTGGGCGCTCGGCCACCGGCTCATGACGCTTGGGCTCGCAGTGGTATTGCTGATCGGAAGCGTCGCTCTCGTACCGTCGCTCGGCTTCAACTTCCTGCCGTCGGAGCAGGTCAAGACGTACAACATCTCGGTGAAAATGCCGATCGGAACCGCCTTGTCTTCCACGAACGAGGCCTCGAGGCAGATCGAGGAGATTCTCAGGAGCCGGGCGGAGGTTGACCGGGTCGGCGCGTACGTCTATGGGGAATCAGCCAGCCTGTCGTTTACCGTGAAGGAAGGGACGCAGAACACCGAGGGATTGGCGCAGGATTTACGGGAGAAGTTCAAGCAGGTGAAAGAGCCGCGCGAAGTGACGCTCGCCGGCGTCGGAGGCATCAACGTCGGCAACCGGATGCAAATCATCGTGAACGGACCGAACATCGATAAAATCAAGCAGGCTGCGGACCAAATGACGGAAGCGCTCAAAAGCGTACCGGGCCTGGCCGACGTTCGGAATTCCGCCGAAGGGGAGAAACCCGAAATCTCCGTCGATTTCGACCGATCCAAGCTAGCCGCTTATGGCCTCACGCCGGCGACGGTGTCGATGACGCTTCATAACCTCGTGGAAGGCAGCGAAATCGGCAAAGCGCAGATCCAGGGCAAAACCACGGACATGGTGCTGTCGGTTCAGATGAGTGGGACGCCGACGACGGCAACGCTGCAGGATCAGTTGATCGCCACGCCGCTCGGCACGGCGGTCCCGCTGAAAGAGCTCGGTGCCGTGAAGGAAGTCGTCAATCCGACGACGATCTCGCATTACAACCAGGCCGAATACCTGCAGGTGTCGGGCACGATCACGGATACCAACTCCGGCAAAGTGGCAGGCGACGCCGAGAAGGCGATCCGCGCGCTGAAGCTGCCGGACGGGGTGACCTGGAAATCGGAAGGCGCCTCGAAGGAAATGAACGACGGCTTCGTCAACATGGGCATCGCGCTCGGCATCAGCGTGTTTCTCGTGTACATGGTCATGCTGCTCGCGTTCGGTGAATGGAAAATGCCGATCGTAATCCTGGCCGCGATTCCGTTCTCGGTCATCGGAGCGATGGCGGGCCTGTTCCTCGTCGGCGAACCCGTGGGCATGCCGGCCATGATCGGTCTTCTGATGCTGAACGGGATCGTCGTGACGAACGCGATCGTGCTGGTGGAGCGGGTGCGCGCCAACGCGCGGCGGGGCTTGGCGAAACACGAAGCCTTGCTGGAAGCCGGCGCGACGAGGGTGCGTCCAATTCTCATGACCGCGATCGCGACGATCGGCGCTTTGCTCCCGCTGGCGCTGTCGAGCGAGGCCGGGCTCGTCTCCCGGGCTTTGGCGGTCGTCGTCATCGGCGGACTGACCACGTCGACGTTCCTGACGTTGTTCATCGTTCCCGTGCTGTACAGCCTCGCGGTATCCGATAAATCGGAGCCGTTATCGGACTCGGCCGTGCATCACGCCTGA